A genomic region of Aspergillus oryzae RIB40 DNA, chromosome 1 contains the following coding sequences:
- a CDS encoding uncharacterized protein (predicted protein): MVALYLRLASNKTHIRFLYGVGAVILSHGIAATLVACFICEPISVIWKPEFPKGCLDMTSFNYFNGAFHVTTDILLALLPIPIVKKLQTNNRRKRTGPPPNSLPASK; the protein is encoded by the exons ATGGTCGCATTATATCTACGCTTGGCTTCCAACAAAACCCATATCAGGTTCCTTTACGGGGTTGGAGCGGTTATACTTAGTCATGGAATTGCCGCGACTCTT GTGGCATGCTTTATCTGTGAACCTATATCTGTTATATGGAAACCCGAATTCCCCAAAGGATGTCTCGACATGACGAGCTTCAACTACTTCAACGGCGCATTCCATGTCACGACGGATATCTTACTGGCGcttctccccatccccatcgtgAAGAAACTGCAAACAAACAATCGCCGCAAGA GAACTGGTCCGCCGCCGAACTCACTACCTGCCTCGAAATAA